From Acidothermus cellulolyticus 11B, a single genomic window includes:
- the gatC gene encoding Asp-tRNA(Asn)/Glu-tRNA(Gln) amidotransferase subunit GatC, with translation MPRVTRADVAHLARLSRLALTEAELDRFAGQLDVILDAVAKVSSVAGSDVRPTSHPLPLTNVYRDDEVRPSLPVGEVLAAAPAVEDQRFKVPRILEEE, from the coding sequence GTGCCCCGAGTTACCCGTGCCGACGTTGCTCACCTTGCCCGGCTCTCCCGACTCGCTCTCACCGAGGCCGAGCTTGACCGTTTCGCCGGCCAGCTCGACGTCATCCTTGACGCGGTGGCGAAAGTCTCTTCGGTCGCCGGCTCCGACGTACGCCCGACCTCGCACCCGCTTCCGTTGACCAACGTCTACCGGGACGACGAGGTCCGGCCCTCCCTACCGGTGGGAGAGGTGCTGGCGGCCGCGCCGGCGGTGGAGGACCAGCGGTTCAAGGTCCCGCGGATTCTGGAGGAAGAGTGA
- the gatA gene encoding Asp-tRNA(Asn)/Glu-tRNA(Gln) amidotransferase subunit GatA produces MSDLIRRTAVELAAMIAAREVSAEEVTRAHLDRIAAVDPAVHAFLYVDADGALTAARAVDARLAAGERLGPLAGVPLALKDVFTTRGMPTTCGSKILEGWIPPYDATVVQKIRDAGIVILGKTNMDEFAMGSSTENSAFGPTRNPWDLSRIPGGSSGGSAAAVAAFEAPLAIGTDTGGSIRQPAAVTGIVGTKPTYGGVSRYGLVAFSSSLDQAGPFARTVLDAAYLHAAIAGHDPRDATSIDAPVPDVVAAARNGDVRGLRIGVVRELDGDGYDPGVRHQFHQAVKLLADLGADVGEVSCPHFEYALAAYYLIAPSECSSNLARFDAMRYGLRLGDDGTRTAEDVMALTRAAGFGAEVKRRIMLGTYALSSGYYEAYYGSAQKVRTLIIQDFAAAFEKFDVLISPTTPTTAFPLGERVDDPLKMYLADLDTIPVNLAGNAAMSVPIGCSPDDGLPVGLQIMAPVLADDRLYRVGAALEAAYRERTGRLLIEDVPDPAANQEGAA; encoded by the coding sequence ATGAGTGACCTGATTCGGCGGACCGCGGTCGAGCTCGCAGCGATGATCGCCGCCCGCGAGGTGTCAGCGGAGGAGGTCACCCGGGCGCACCTGGACCGTATCGCCGCGGTTGATCCCGCCGTGCACGCGTTTCTCTACGTCGATGCCGATGGCGCGCTGACCGCCGCCCGGGCGGTTGACGCCAGACTGGCGGCGGGGGAGAGACTCGGACCACTCGCCGGCGTCCCCCTTGCGCTCAAGGATGTGTTCACGACGCGCGGCATGCCGACCACCTGCGGCTCGAAGATTCTCGAAGGGTGGATCCCGCCATACGACGCGACGGTGGTGCAAAAAATCCGGGACGCCGGAATCGTCATTCTCGGCAAGACGAACATGGACGAATTCGCGATGGGGTCGTCGACGGAGAATTCCGCATTCGGCCCCACCCGCAATCCTTGGGATTTGTCGCGTATTCCCGGCGGCTCATCCGGCGGCAGCGCGGCCGCGGTCGCGGCGTTCGAGGCGCCGCTGGCCATCGGTACTGACACGGGAGGGTCGATTCGGCAGCCGGCGGCCGTGACGGGCATTGTCGGCACCAAACCCACGTACGGCGGCGTGTCGCGGTACGGCCTGGTCGCTTTCTCGTCGTCCCTCGACCAAGCGGGTCCGTTCGCCCGCACCGTGTTGGATGCCGCGTATCTGCATGCCGCCATTGCGGGCCACGATCCGCGTGACGCCACGTCGATCGACGCTCCGGTGCCGGACGTCGTCGCCGCTGCCCGCAACGGGGACGTTCGCGGGTTGCGGATCGGGGTGGTGCGCGAATTGGACGGTGACGGATATGACCCCGGCGTCCGGCACCAATTCCATCAGGCGGTGAAGCTCCTCGCCGATCTCGGCGCCGACGTCGGTGAAGTGAGTTGCCCGCATTTCGAGTACGCCCTCGCCGCCTATTACCTCATCGCGCCCAGCGAGTGTTCGTCCAACCTCGCGCGATTCGACGCGATGCGGTACGGTTTGCGGCTCGGTGACGACGGCACCCGCACCGCGGAAGACGTCATGGCGCTCACCCGCGCGGCCGGCTTCGGCGCCGAGGTGAAACGCCGCATCATGCTGGGCACGTACGCGCTTTCCAGCGGTTACTACGAGGCCTATTACGGGTCGGCCCAGAAGGTCCGCACCCTCATCATCCAGGACTTCGCCGCCGCGTTCGAGAAATTCGACGTCCTCATCTCTCCGACCACCCCGACCACGGCTTTCCCGCTTGGCGAACGGGTGGACGACCCGCTGAAGATGTACCTGGCCGACCTCGACACGATTCCCGTGAATCTCGCCGGCAACGCCGCCATGTCCGTACCGATCGGCTGCTCGCCGGACGACGGCCTCCCGGTCGGCCTTCAGATCATGGCACCGGTGTTGGCGGATGACCGGCTGTACCGGGTCGGTGCGGCGCTGGAAGCGGCGTACCGGGAACGCACCGGCCGGCTGCTCATTGAGGACGTACCGGATCCTGCCGCGAATCAGGAGGGAGCCGCGTGA
- the gatB gene encoding Asp-tRNA(Asn)/Glu-tRNA(Gln) amidotransferase subunit GatB: MTTIAPDEVLDFAEAVEEFEPVFGLETHVELATRSKMFCGCPTTFGAEPNTQVCPVCLGLPGSLPVANRAAVEATIRIGLALNCTIASWCRFARKNYFYPDMPKNFQISQYDEPLCTDGYLDVEVDDQVFRIGIERVHLEEDTGKSVHIGGATGRIHGADYSLVDYNRAGIPLVEIVTKPVVGTGQLAPAVARAYVTELREVMRTLGVSDVRMEQGSLRCDVNLSVHRKGTTAWGTRSETKNVNSLRSVERAVRYEIQRQAAVLRAGGRVVQETRHFHEDSGVTTPGRSKEQAEDYRYFPEPDLVPLAPDPQWVASLRAALPELPLQRRRRLREAWGLTAAEMQAALNAGAVELVAATVAAGASPRDAYKWWLGELARRANEAGVELAALPITPEDVAELARLVSTGRLTDKLARAVLDGVLAGEGRPEEIVASRGLEVVSDDSALRTAVDAAIAAQPDVAEKIRNGKVAAVGVLVGAVMKATHGRADAAKVRALILETLGVSDA, from the coding sequence GTGACGACGATCGCTCCGGATGAGGTGCTGGATTTTGCCGAGGCGGTCGAGGAATTCGAACCGGTCTTCGGGCTGGAGACGCACGTCGAGCTGGCCACCCGGTCGAAGATGTTCTGCGGATGCCCGACCACGTTCGGCGCCGAGCCGAACACGCAGGTCTGCCCGGTCTGCCTCGGCCTGCCCGGCTCGCTTCCGGTCGCCAATCGGGCCGCCGTCGAGGCGACGATCCGTATCGGCCTTGCCCTGAACTGCACGATCGCCTCCTGGTGCCGGTTCGCCCGGAAGAACTACTTCTATCCCGACATGCCGAAGAACTTTCAGATTTCCCAGTACGACGAGCCGCTCTGCACCGACGGGTACCTGGACGTTGAGGTCGACGACCAGGTGTTCCGGATCGGGATCGAACGCGTCCACCTGGAGGAAGACACCGGAAAATCCGTGCACATCGGCGGCGCGACCGGTCGTATTCACGGCGCCGACTATTCGCTCGTCGATTACAACCGCGCGGGCATCCCCCTCGTCGAGATTGTCACGAAGCCCGTGGTCGGCACCGGGCAACTCGCTCCGGCGGTGGCCCGGGCGTACGTGACCGAACTGCGGGAAGTGATGCGGACACTGGGTGTCTCCGACGTGCGGATGGAGCAAGGCTCGTTGCGCTGCGACGTCAATCTTTCCGTGCACCGCAAGGGTACGACGGCGTGGGGGACTCGCAGCGAAACGAAGAACGTCAACTCGCTCCGCTCGGTGGAGCGGGCGGTGCGCTACGAAATTCAACGGCAGGCCGCTGTGCTGCGCGCCGGCGGCCGGGTGGTGCAGGAGACGCGCCATTTTCACGAGGATTCGGGTGTCACGACACCCGGGCGCAGCAAGGAACAGGCCGAGGATTATCGCTATTTTCCGGAGCCGGATTTGGTTCCGCTCGCCCCGGATCCGCAGTGGGTGGCAAGCCTGCGGGCCGCCCTTCCGGAATTGCCGCTGCAGCGCCGCCGGCGGTTGCGCGAGGCGTGGGGTCTCACCGCGGCGGAGATGCAGGCGGCGCTGAATGCGGGCGCCGTCGAGTTGGTTGCGGCGACGGTTGCGGCGGGCGCGAGTCCCCGCGACGCGTACAAGTGGTGGCTGGGTGAACTCGCCCGGCGCGCCAATGAAGCCGGCGTCGAGCTGGCCGCACTGCCCATAACCCCCGAGGACGTAGCCGAGCTCGCCCGGCTGGTGAGCACCGGACGGCTCACCGACAAGCTGGCCCGGGCGGTGCTCGACGGCGTTCTTGCCGGCGAGGGACGCCCGGAAGAGATCGTCGCCTCCCGCGGCCTTGAAGTCGTCTCGGATGACAGCGCTCTTCGCACCGCCGTGGACGCTGCGATCGCCGCACAACCGGATGTCGCGGAGAAAATCCGTAACGGCAAGGTAGCCGCGGTCGGTGTCCTTGTCGGCGCGGTGATGAAGGCGACACACGGACGGGCCGACGCGGCGAAGGTGCGGGCTCTCATTCTGGAAACTCTTGGTGTCAGCGACGCATGA
- a CDS encoding 2-hydroxyacid dehydrogenase has protein sequence MSEAEVHVWVPYPEMAADLRGLSARLRVGLFTGTESPADVPEPHILVAPYTLGTKKLAAALRSPRLRVIQLLTAGYEQVAPLVPDGVLLCNARGVHDASTAELAVALMLAALRGIPDFVRAQQTGEWRHATYPSLADRTVLILGYGSIGEALERRLAGFEVRILRVARRPRPGVHGIEEVWGLLGEADVVVVLTPLTAETRHLVDEKFLARMRPGALLVNVARGAVVDTEALVHAVAAGRIRAALDVTDPEPLPPDHPLWRLPGVLISPHVGGDTTAFLPRARQLIVDQISRYLNGEPLRNVVAGDTD, from the coding sequence ATGAGCGAGGCCGAGGTCCACGTCTGGGTGCCCTACCCGGAAATGGCGGCGGATCTGCGCGGTCTGTCAGCGCGGCTGCGGGTCGGCCTTTTCACCGGAACAGAGAGTCCCGCCGACGTGCCGGAGCCGCACATTCTCGTGGCGCCGTACACCCTCGGCACGAAAAAACTTGCGGCGGCGCTGCGGTCACCCCGGCTGCGGGTCATCCAGCTTCTGACCGCCGGTTACGAGCAGGTGGCGCCGCTGGTTCCCGACGGTGTCCTCCTCTGCAACGCGCGCGGCGTCCATGACGCGAGCACGGCGGAACTCGCCGTCGCGTTGATGCTGGCCGCGCTGCGCGGAATTCCCGATTTCGTTCGAGCGCAGCAAACCGGAGAGTGGCGGCATGCCACGTATCCCTCGCTGGCGGACCGCACCGTGTTGATCCTCGGTTACGGATCCATCGGCGAGGCGTTGGAGCGCCGTCTCGCCGGCTTCGAGGTACGCATCCTGCGGGTCGCCCGGCGGCCCCGCCCCGGAGTCCACGGCATCGAGGAGGTCTGGGGTTTGCTCGGCGAAGCGGACGTGGTCGTCGTCCTCACCCCACTGACCGCCGAGACCAGGCATCTCGTTGACGAGAAATTCCTGGCGCGGATGCGGCCTGGTGCGCTGCTGGTCAACGTCGCTCGCGGGGCGGTGGTGGACACCGAGGCGCTGGTGCATGCTGTTGCGGCAGGACGCATTCGCGCCGCCCTCGACGTGACAGATCCCGAGCCGCTCCCGCCGGACCATCCCCTCTGGCGGCTCCCCGGGGTGCTGATTTCGCCGCACGTCGGCGGGGACACCACCGCGTTTCTCCCGCGCGCCCGGCAACTCATCGTCGACCAGATTTCGCGGTACCTGAACGGCGAACCGCTGCGTAACGTTGTCGCCGGTGACACTGATTGA
- a CDS encoding 2-oxoacid:acceptor oxidoreductase family protein: MWQIRVHGRGGQGVVTAAELLADAAFRDGYEVQAFPSFGSERMGAPVTAYCRLDTLPIRIREPVVDADALLVIDASLLRLPETLAGLRTGGWVLVNSARPPQQLGVTSTASSDVHIRWATVPATALARRYLGRAVPNAPMLGAFAALTRLVSLTAIEDALSDRFTAPIAEQNIQAARAAFASLQQVVTSDAQSA; this comes from the coding sequence ATGTGGCAGATTCGGGTGCACGGTAGGGGCGGACAAGGCGTCGTCACCGCGGCTGAGCTGCTCGCCGATGCAGCCTTTCGCGACGGATACGAGGTACAGGCTTTTCCCAGTTTCGGTTCCGAGCGGATGGGCGCCCCGGTAACGGCGTACTGTCGCTTGGACACACTGCCGATCCGTATCCGAGAGCCTGTCGTTGACGCCGATGCTCTTCTTGTCATTGACGCATCGTTGTTGCGTCTGCCGGAGACGCTCGCGGGGTTGAGGACGGGCGGGTGGGTTCTCGTGAATTCCGCTCGACCTCCGCAGCAGCTCGGCGTGACATCCACGGCGTCCTCCGACGTACACATTCGTTGGGCGACGGTGCCGGCGACGGCGCTGGCCCGACGCTATCTGGGACGTGCGGTGCCCAACGCGCCAATGCTCGGCGCTTTTGCAGCACTTACCCGACTGGTCTCGTTGACGGCAATTGAGGACGCACTGTCGGATCGCTTCACGGCCCCTATCGCTGAGCAGAATATCCAGGCGGCCCGTGCAGCCTTTGCTTCTCTTCAGCAGGTGGTGACGAGCGATGCGCAGTCAGCGTGA
- the porA gene encoding 2-ketoisovalerate ferredoxin oxidoreductase subunit alpha: protein MRSQREASRAIAEVVGRCRPQVVPAYPITPQTHIVEALGAMIRAGTLSPCVFLTVESEFAAMSAAIGASFAGSRTYTATASQGLLYMAEALFNASGLGAPIVMTVANRAVGAPINIWNDQSDAMSLRDCGWIQLYAPDNQAAVDLHVLAFRVAEALSLPVMVCMDGFVLTHAFEPLAVPTQAQVDNFLPPFRPRQVLDPGDPVTIGAMVGPEAFTEVKYLSAQRLDAAVNVFEWFAQEYAEITGRRYHAVESYRIEHADTVVVALGSAAGTLYELADAVPGVGVLVITMYRPFPARVVRGLLAAARRVIVLERAFAPGAGGIVTADVRAAVAGTSAMVHTVIGGLGGRPIRLASLRAVVTADALPDIHFLDLREDVVRREWERDPTVSAMEVRHVR, encoded by the coding sequence ATGCGCAGTCAGCGTGAAGCCTCCCGGGCCATAGCCGAGGTGGTCGGTCGATGCCGTCCGCAGGTCGTTCCCGCTTATCCGATCACTCCGCAGACCCACATCGTGGAAGCACTCGGCGCCATGATCCGGGCCGGCACCCTTTCGCCGTGCGTCTTTCTTACCGTCGAATCAGAATTCGCGGCGATGTCAGCGGCGATCGGTGCCTCGTTCGCCGGATCCCGCACATACACCGCGACTGCCAGTCAAGGGCTTCTGTACATGGCTGAAGCGCTGTTCAACGCGTCCGGTTTAGGGGCACCGATCGTCATGACGGTCGCCAATCGCGCGGTCGGTGCGCCGATCAACATTTGGAACGATCAGAGCGATGCGATGAGCCTGCGGGATTGCGGCTGGATCCAGCTCTACGCCCCGGACAATCAAGCTGCGGTCGACCTGCATGTTCTGGCGTTCCGCGTCGCGGAGGCTCTCTCACTTCCGGTCATGGTGTGCATGGACGGTTTCGTCCTCACCCACGCCTTCGAACCATTGGCTGTTCCGACACAAGCCCAGGTCGACAATTTTCTTCCTCCCTTTCGGCCGCGGCAGGTTCTCGATCCCGGCGATCCGGTGACCATCGGTGCCATGGTCGGCCCGGAGGCCTTCACCGAGGTGAAGTATCTCTCGGCGCAGCGGCTCGACGCGGCGGTGAACGTGTTCGAGTGGTTCGCACAGGAATACGCCGAGATAACCGGCCGCCGTTATCACGCGGTGGAAAGCTACCGCATCGAACACGCGGACACGGTTGTTGTCGCCCTTGGTTCGGCGGCGGGAACGTTGTACGAGCTTGCAGACGCAGTCCCTGGTGTCGGGGTTCTTGTCATCACGATGTATCGCCCATTTCCGGCGCGGGTCGTCCGGGGACTTCTCGCCGCAGCCCGACGCGTCATCGTGCTCGAACGCGCCTTTGCACCGGGAGCCGGCGGCATCGTCACCGCCGATGTGCGTGCCGCGGTCGCCGGAACGAGCGCGATGGTGCATACCGTCATTGGGGGACTGGGTGGACGTCCGATCCGGCTGGCCTCGTTGCGCGCCGTGGTAACCGCCGATGCGCTTCCGGATATTCATTTCCTCGATCTACGCGAGGACGTCGTTCGCCGTGAATGGGAGCGGGATCCCACGGTCTCGGCGATGGAGGTGCGCCATGTCCGCTGA
- a CDS encoding thiamine pyrophosphate-dependent enzyme — protein MSADNGRSLSLTTRTAGGRLVPPARRAEQANPHRRNALTSGHRACQGCGVALAARTVVDAAYRASGGKLVVVTATGCLEVFSTPYPESAWRVPWLHSLFANAASVASGVAAALYAQGREDVRVLAQGGDGATVDIGLACLSGMFERGDDVLYVCYDNEAYMNTGIQRSGATPPYARTATTEAVGDEPGNPPGTGKDLPRIALAHSIPYVATATIGDIHDLEAKVVNAMGVRGARYLHVLTPCPLGWGSGPAETIALARLAQRSGLFPVFEARDGEITSVLPIRRPVPVEEYLRPQRRFAHLFADPDRRLLTRLQEFADSTKARYGLM, from the coding sequence ATGTCCGCTGACAACGGACGGTCCCTTTCGCTGACAACCCGCACGGCTGGCGGCAGACTGGTTCCCCCCGCGCGGCGTGCGGAACAGGCTAATCCACACCGACGCAACGCACTGACCTCGGGTCACCGCGCCTGCCAGGGATGCGGAGTTGCTCTCGCTGCTCGTACCGTCGTTGATGCTGCGTACCGCGCCTCCGGGGGAAAACTCGTTGTCGTGACAGCAACCGGATGTCTTGAGGTGTTCTCAACACCCTATCCGGAGAGCGCGTGGCGGGTTCCTTGGTTGCACTCGTTGTTCGCTAATGCGGCATCGGTGGCAAGCGGTGTGGCGGCCGCGCTGTACGCCCAGGGACGGGAGGACGTTCGAGTCCTTGCGCAGGGCGGGGACGGAGCGACCGTCGACATCGGCCTCGCCTGCCTCTCCGGCATGTTCGAACGAGGCGATGACGTCCTGTATGTGTGTTACGACAACGAGGCGTATATGAATACCGGCATTCAGCGCTCGGGTGCGACACCGCCATATGCGCGGACCGCAACAACGGAAGCGGTCGGAGACGAGCCGGGAAATCCGCCTGGGACGGGAAAGGACTTGCCGCGTATCGCGCTCGCGCACAGCATTCCCTACGTAGCGACGGCGACCATAGGCGATATTCACGACCTTGAGGCCAAAGTGGTGAACGCGATGGGTGTGCGTGGAGCCCGATACCTGCACGTCCTGACACCCTGTCCCCTTGGTTGGGGGAGCGGACCTGCTGAGACGATCGCATTGGCCCGCCTTGCCCAGCGTTCCGGTTTGTTCCCGGTTTTCGAAGCACGGGACGGGGAAATCACCTCGGTGCTTCCGATTCGGCGGCCGGTTCCGGTCGAGGAGTACCTCCGGCCGCAACGCCGATTCGCCCATCTGTTCGCCGATCCGGACCGTCGCCTGCTCACCAGGTTGCAGGAATTCGCCGACAGCACGAAGGCGCGGTACGGCTTGATGTGA
- a CDS encoding NAD(P)-binding protein produces the protein MDLPFAVSLAPASSRSNHTGTWRTDRPVYIDAWPPCNAACPAGESVQGWLYHAAAGDWEIAWRQLVAVNPFPAVMGRVCYHPCEARCNRREFDEAVAINAVEQFLGDEALRRGWRLPSPGAPTGHRVLIVGAGPAGLAAAYHLRLLGHEVELHDAEAEPGGMMRYAIPTFRLSRRVLDAEIERVLELGIHYHPRSRISDLSAVSGYDAIFVAVGAQRPHRVQLPADPAARILDALDLLRRTAQGERPGLGRRVAVYGGGNTAMDAARTAKRLGADEVVVVYRRTRERMPAHDTEVAEAVEEGVAFEWLSTVTHVEPGSLRLERMELDAAGKPRPTGRFVARPADTLILALGQEVDAGLLRALPGVRCADGGVAVDASLMTGAAGVFAGGDMIPGERTVTAAIGHGRRAALSIDAWLRGRQPPSEPLRESAAFASLNTWYYDESPAAQRNRLPRARRLGGFGEVVRGLDPAHALAEARRCFSCGNCFQCDNCYAVCPDAAVLKVESGHGYAIDLDYCKGCGLCVAECPVGAIRTVPEPGTEVDA, from the coding sequence ATGGATTTACCGTTCGCGGTGAGTCTTGCACCGGCTTCGAGCAGATCGAACCACACGGGTACGTGGCGCACCGATCGACCCGTCTATATCGATGCCTGGCCGCCGTGTAATGCGGCATGTCCCGCTGGTGAATCCGTCCAGGGGTGGCTTTACCACGCCGCAGCAGGCGATTGGGAGATCGCCTGGCGCCAGCTTGTCGCAGTGAATCCGTTTCCGGCCGTCATGGGACGGGTCTGCTATCACCCGTGCGAGGCGCGGTGCAATCGCCGGGAATTCGATGAGGCCGTCGCCATCAATGCGGTCGAACAATTCCTTGGAGATGAGGCGCTGCGCCGTGGTTGGCGCCTGCCGTCACCCGGTGCACCGACAGGTCATCGTGTGCTGATCGTCGGTGCCGGGCCGGCAGGTCTTGCTGCGGCGTATCACCTGCGGTTGCTCGGACATGAGGTGGAGCTTCACGACGCCGAAGCCGAGCCCGGTGGGATGATGCGCTACGCCATCCCGACGTTCCGGCTCTCCCGTCGAGTCCTCGACGCAGAAATTGAACGCGTCCTCGAGTTGGGAATTCACTACCATCCGCGGTCACGGATTTCCGACCTCAGCGCCGTCAGCGGATATGACGCCATATTCGTAGCCGTCGGTGCTCAGCGTCCGCATCGGGTCCAACTCCCCGCCGATCCTGCGGCGCGGATTCTCGACGCGTTGGACCTGCTCCGGCGTACCGCGCAAGGCGAACGGCCGGGATTAGGGCGGCGGGTCGCCGTCTACGGCGGCGGCAATACCGCGATGGACGCTGCGCGCACCGCGAAACGCCTCGGCGCTGACGAGGTGGTCGTCGTGTACCGACGCACCCGGGAGCGCATGCCCGCTCACGACACAGAGGTGGCCGAGGCCGTCGAGGAAGGGGTGGCTTTCGAGTGGTTGTCGACGGTGACCCACGTGGAGCCGGGAAGCCTTCGCCTGGAACGAATGGAGCTCGACGCAGCCGGGAAACCTCGACCAACCGGGCGGTTTGTCGCGCGTCCGGCGGACACTCTGATCCTCGCCTTGGGACAGGAGGTGGACGCCGGGCTGCTGCGTGCGTTGCCGGGCGTGCGTTGTGCCGACGGCGGCGTGGCGGTGGACGCGTCCCTCATGACCGGAGCGGCCGGCGTCTTTGCCGGCGGGGACATGATTCCTGGTGAACGCACCGTCACTGCCGCGATCGGTCACGGGCGACGGGCCGCGCTCTCCATCGACGCGTGGCTCCGGGGGCGGCAACCGCCGTCCGAACCGCTTCGGGAATCGGCCGCTTTCGCGTCACTGAACACGTGGTACTACGACGAATCACCCGCGGCACAGCGCAACCGCCTGCCACGAGCCCGCCGGCTCGGGGGGTTTGGCGAGGTGGTTCGCGGACTTGACCCGGCACACGCGTTGGCCGAGGCCCGACGATGCTTCTCCTGCGGCAATTGCTTCCAGTGCGACAACTGCTACGCCGTCTGCCCCGACGCGGCGGTTCTCAAGGTCGAGTCCGGGCACGGCTATGCGATCGACCTCGATTACTGCAAGGGATGCGGGTTATGCGTCGCCGAGTGTCCGGTGGGTGCCATTCGCACGGTGCCCGAACCGGGCACCGAGGTCGATGCATGA
- the ilvD gene encoding dihydroxy-acid dehydratase produces the protein MRAQPDLKPRSRDVTDGLERAAARGMLRAVGMTDADWEKPQIGVASSWNEITPCNLSLDRLAQAAKEGVHAAGGYPLEFATISVSDGISMGHEGMHFSLISREVIADSVETVFMAERFDGAVLLAGCDKSEPGMLMAAARLDLAAVFLYAGSTLPGKLGDRDINIVDAFEAVGGCLRGLVSREEVDAIERNFCPVEGACAGMFTANTMASAAEALGMSLPGSASPPAPDRRRDGFARASGEAVVNLLRRGITARDIMTREAFENAIAVVMALGGSTNAVLHLLAIAREANVDLAIDDFNRIGDRVPHLADVKPFGRYVMSDVDRVGGVPVVMKALLDAGLLHGDCLTVTGKTVAENLADITPPDPDGKVIHALTQPIHRTGGLAILRGSLAPDGAVVKTAGLESTFFEGTARVFDGEEAAMRAVPELRPGDVVVIRYEGPKGGPGMREMLAVTGAIKGAGLGKDVLLVTDGRFSGGTTGFCVAHVAPEAVDGGPIAFVRDGDRIRLDAQARTLDLLVDADELAKRRADWQPPPPRYTTGVAAKYVKLVGSASEGAICR, from the coding sequence ATGCGCGCTCAGCCCGATCTCAAACCGCGCAGCCGTGACGTCACCGATGGGCTGGAGCGGGCCGCGGCCCGCGGCATGCTCCGCGCCGTCGGAATGACCGATGCGGACTGGGAGAAACCCCAGATCGGAGTGGCGAGTTCCTGGAACGAGATAACGCCCTGCAACCTCTCCCTCGACCGGCTCGCGCAGGCGGCCAAGGAGGGCGTGCACGCCGCCGGCGGGTATCCGCTGGAGTTCGCCACCATCTCGGTTTCCGACGGCATCTCCATGGGCCATGAGGGAATGCATTTCTCGCTGATTTCCCGCGAAGTCATCGCCGATTCCGTCGAAACCGTCTTCATGGCTGAGCGCTTCGACGGCGCCGTCCTGCTTGCCGGTTGCGACAAGTCCGAACCCGGCATGCTGATGGCGGCCGCCCGGCTTGACCTGGCAGCGGTTTTCCTCTATGCCGGCAGCACGTTGCCGGGGAAACTCGGGGACCGGGACATCAACATCGTCGATGCGTTCGAGGCTGTCGGCGGTTGCCTTCGCGGCCTGGTGAGCCGGGAAGAGGTCGACGCCATCGAACGGAATTTCTGTCCGGTCGAAGGGGCCTGCGCGGGCATGTTCACCGCCAACACGATGGCCAGCGCGGCGGAAGCGCTCGGCATGTCATTGCCCGGTTCGGCCTCGCCGCCCGCGCCGGACCGCCGGCGCGACGGTTTCGCCCGGGCCTCCGGGGAGGCAGTCGTCAACCTGCTCCGCCGCGGCATCACCGCCCGGGACATCATGACCCGGGAGGCATTCGAGAACGCGATCGCTGTCGTGATGGCCCTGGGCGGCTCCACCAACGCCGTGCTCCATCTGCTCGCGATCGCCCGCGAGGCGAACGTCGACCTCGCCATCGACGATTTCAACCGGATCGGGGACCGGGTCCCGCACTTGGCGGATGTCAAGCCGTTCGGCCGGTACGTGATGAGTGACGTCGACCGGGTCGGCGGCGTGCCCGTGGTGATGAAAGCGCTGCTGGACGCCGGGCTGCTGCACGGCGACTGCCTGACGGTGACCGGCAAGACGGTGGCGGAGAACCTCGCGGACATCACCCCGCCGGACCCCGACGGCAAGGTGATTCACGCGCTCACCCAACCGATCCACCGCACCGGCGGGCTGGCCATTCTCCGCGGTTCGCTCGCCCCGGACGGCGCGGTGGTGAAGACCGCCGGGCTGGAGTCGACGTTCTTCGAAGGCACCGCCCGGGTGTTCGACGGCGAGGAGGCGGCCATGCGCGCCGTGCCCGAGCTGCGTCCGGGAGATGTCGTTGTCATCCGGTACGAGGGGCCGAAAGGCGGCCCAGGGATGCGGGAGATGCTCGCGGTCACCGGCGCCATCAAGGGCGCGGGCCTCGGCAAGGATGTGCTCCTCGTCACCGACGGCCGGTTCTCCGGCGGTACCACGGGTTTCTGTGTCGCTCACGTTGCTCCGGAGGCGGTGGACGGGGGACCGATCGCGTTCGTCCGGGACGGTGACCGCATCCGGCTGGACGCGCAGGCCCGTACCCTCGACCTGCTGGTGGACGCCGATGAGCTGGCCAAACGACGGGCCGACTGGCAACCGCCGCCGCCGCGGTACACCACCGGAGTCGCGGCCAAGTACGTCAAGCTGGTTGGCAGCGCCTCCGAGGGTGCGATCTGTCGGTGA